DNA sequence from the Bacillus pumilus genome:
AGACTTAGAGCAGGTGATCGAAAGAGCGAAGAGTGAAAAAGTCGAAAAAATCGTGGTGGTAGGGTTTGACCGCTCGACAATTACGAGAGCAATGGAATTAATTGAAGAGTATGATTTCATCTATGCAGCCATTGGCTGGCACCCAGTTGACGCCATCGATATGACAGATGAGGATTTGCTGTGGATCAAAGAATTATCTCAACATGAAAAAGTCGTTGCGATTGGAGAAATGGGTCTGGATTACTATTGGGACAAGTCGCCAAAAGATGTGCAAAAAGAAGTCTTTAAACGTCAAATTGCTCTTGCGAAAGAAGTGAATCTTCCAATCATTATTCATAATCGTGACGCAACGGAAGATGTCGTGACGATCTTAAAGGAAGAGGGAGCGGCTGAAGTTGGAGGGATTATGCATTGCTTTACTGGCAGCCTAGAAATCGCAAAAGCGTGTATGGATATGAACTTTTATATTTCATTCGGTGGACCCGTGACATTTAAAAATGCCAAAAAACCGAAGGAAGTTGTCAAGGACATACCAAGTGACCGGCTTTTAATTGAAACAGACTGCCCATACTTAACGCCAGCGCCATTTAGAGGAAAACGCAACGAGCCGAGTTATGTGAAATATATCGCAGAACAGATTGCAGAGTTACGAGATATAAGCTTTGAAGAGCTTGCTGAAGTGACCACAAAAAATGCGAAAAAAGTTTTCGGTATAAACTGACAGTATATGATGTCAATCCTTGTTTAAGCTTGTCCATTTGTGAAACATAACGAAAATGTTCTACACGTTTACGCCTCTTCATAGGATAAGTTGTCGATAAGTCTTTCTTCCCTTCCTTCCATTAAACTCCCATAATAGGGGTACAATCGAGCATTTTTGTACAGTGGGTGGAAGGGTTGACAGGTTTTGAGATACTCTATATAATCTCTCCGAGGAGAAGGAGGCGTTTTTCATCGTACAAAAAATGAAAAATCTGTTTTCTGTTAAGCTAGGAAAAGGCAAGGTTTTATTACTAGTTGTTTGCTTGCTTTTAGCTGGAACTGGGACGGCTTACGGTGCGCATGAGCTCACTAAGCAGTCTATTACCATTTCAATCAATGGTAAAGAGAAGACAATTCGTACACATGAAGAGACAGTAGCACAGCTGTTTTCAGACCTTGGAATAAAGACCAAGGCGGAGGATCATATCTCTCCAAGTCTAAATACAAAGATTGAAGACAACATGAACATTGTGTATGATGCGGCTATACCGGTTCATCTGACCCTAGATGGGAAAGAGAAAACGATATGGACAACAGATCAGACGGTAGGAGCATTATTGAAGAATGAGAAGATAGATATTGGGAAGCACGATCAAGTAACTCCAGGAAAGAATGACAAGATTAAAAAGGATATGGATCTTGTGGTTGAGCAGGCCTTTCAGGTCAGCGTAAATGATGGAGGAAAAGAGAAAAAAGTGTGGACCACTTCGACTACGGTCGCTGACTTTTTAAAGCAACAAGAGCTGAAGCTCAAGAAGCACGATAAGATCAAACCTGCGTTACATAGTCATATTTCTAAAAAAAGCGCAGATATCCAGATCACTCGGGTGGAAAAAGTCACCGATGTAGTGGAAGAGAAAATTGCTTTTGATACCAAACATAAAAAGGATCGTTCTCTTGAAAAAGGAAAAGAGAAGGTGCTTAAAAAAGGTGAAGAAGGTAAATTGAAGAAGCACTATGCCATTGTGAAAGAAAACGGCAAAGTGGTGTCTAAAGAATTGATTAAAGAAGTGACTGAAAAAGATAGCAAGGATCGTTTAGTGGCCATTGGTACACAAGAGTCCCAAAAAGAGCCTAAAGCGACACCTGCCGTTTCAAGAAGCAATGAATCGTCAGGAAAAGAATTTTATGTGGCGTCGACAGCCTATACAGCGAGCTGTGCTGGATGTACGGGCAGAACGTCAACAGGCTATAATTTAAAATCAAATCCAGGTGCAAAGGTCATAGCAGTTGATCCGAGTGTCATTCCGCTAGGCTCTAAAGTGTATGTGGAAGGCTATGGATATGCCGTTGCATCAGACACTGGATCTGCTATAAAAGGGAATAAAATTGATGTGTTCGTCCCAAATAAGTCGGCAGCTTATCAATGGGGAAATAAACGAGTGAAAATTAGAGTACTCAAATAAACACATCAAATCATTTATATGAACAGAGGGCTTTGCGCACCCTCTGTTTTTTTGGTTATAATAGAAGCACTGTTTTCTAATTAATTAGACGCAAAAACAGCAAGAAAGGTTTCATTTTTTAACCAAAAATTGTTTATTGTTTTTGCAAGCGGAGGAATACATGAAAATTAAAGAAATCATTGTGGTGGAAGGTCGTGACGACACTGCGAGATTGAAGATGGCAGTTGATGCAGATACGATCGAAACAAACGGATCAGCCATTGGCGATACAGTTATTCAACAAGTGCGTCTTGCTCAGGAGACGAGAGGGGTCATTATTTTAACTGATCCTGATTTCCCTGGGGAGAAGATCCGGAAAACCATCGCAGAAGCGGTTCCTGGCTGTAAGCACGCATTTTTGCCAAAACATCTTGCGAAGGCGAAGCGGGACAAAGGAATTGGTGTCGAGCATGCTTCCTTGGACAGTATTCGGGAATGCCTTGCCCATGTCCATGAGGAAATGGAAGTAACGGAAAGTGACATTACATTAGATGACTTATTTGACGCAGGCCTAATCGGAGGCGAATCATCGAAACGCCGCAGAGAACGACTAGGTGTGCTATTAAATATAGGATATACCAATGCGAAGCAGCTGCATAAGCGCCTTCACATGTTCCAAATAACCAAACATGATTTTATTGCGGCCTTAAAGACCGTCATGCAGGAGGAAGCCGATGAATAAAGATATAGCGACACCCATCAGAACGAAGGAAATACTGAAGAAATACGGTTTCTCTTTTAAAAAGAGCTTAGGGCAGAACTTTTTAATTGATACAAATATACTCGATCGTATTGTCGATCACGCAGAGGTGACGGATGAGACCGGCGTGATTGAGATTGGGCCTGGTATCGGTGCATTGACCGAGCAGCTCGCTAAGCGTGCAAAGAAAGTCACTGCTTTTGAAATCGATCAGCGGTTATTGCCCATTTTAAACGATACGCTTTCTCCATATGATAATGTTACGATCATTCATCAAGACGTATTAAAGGCAGATGTGGGAAAGGTCATCGAGGAAAATTTTGCTGACTGTAAAGAAGTGATGGTTGTCGCCAACCTTCCATATTACGTGACGACACCGATTATTATGAAGCTGCTTGAAGAAAACCTTCCATTGAAAGGGATTGTAGTCATGCTGCAAAAAGAAGTAGCAGATCGTATGGCCGCTGTCCCTTCATCAAAGGAATACAATTCGCTGTCTATCGCAGTTCAATACTATACGGAAGCGAAAACGGTGATGGTTGTGCCTAAAACGGTTTTCGTTCCACAGCCAAATGTCGATTCGGCTGTAATCAAGCTGACCGTTCGTGAAACGCCTGCTGTCTCAGTAGAAAATGATGAGTTTTTCTTTCAATTGATCCGTGCGAGCTTTGGTCAGCGCCGAAAAACATTGATGAATAATCTCATGAACAACTTACCTGATGGAAAGCAACATAAAGTGATCATTGAAGAAGCACTTCAAACAGCAGACATTGATGGAAAGCGCCGCGGCGAGTCATTATCCATTGAGGAATTTGCCCGTTTGGCGAATGTTTTACAAAAAGCCCTGTCTTAAGGGCTTTTTTCTTTTGTTTTTCACCACTTCGTTTGTTCGGGCATAGGCTAGAAAGAACAGCACCATGAAAGACGAACATATTTATCGCAAGACGATACCAACAGGATATGAGCCTGATTGTGGAGTGAAAAGCATGCAATTTCAAATAGGAGATATGGTGACAAGGGCATCCTATCAAATGGATATTTTGTTTCGAATTATTCGAATTGATGAGACCGATCAGCACGAAGCCACCGCCATATTGCATGGGAATGAAGTGAGGCTGATTGCTGATGCCAAGTTGTCAGATCTCGTCAAGGTTCAAAAAGAGGAACAGCTGACTAGAGAGAAAAATGACGAAAGAAAAATCAATGAATCGCTCGATTTACTAAGACAGGATTATCAGCTGCTGCGGGAAAAACAAGAGTATTATACTTCTGGACAATATCAGCATCAGGAGCAGTATTTTCACATGCCTGGAAAGGTCCTTCATTTAGATGGAGATGCTTCATACTTAAAGAAATGCTTAGATGTATATGAACGAATTGGTGTACCTGTGTATGGGGTGCATTGCCATGAGAAGAAAATGCCAAGCATGATTGACTCGTTAATTGATCAATATCGGCCAGATATATTGGTTATCACAGGACATGATGCGTATTCCAAGCAAAAGGGCGGCGTACATGATATCAGTGCATATCGTCATTCTCGGCATTTCGTTGAAACGGTTCAAAAAGCCAGACGGAAAATCCCTCATTTAGATCAGCTTGTGATCTTTGCTGGTGCCTGTCAATCTCATTTCGAATCATTGATCCAAGCAGGTGCCAATTTTGCGAGCTCGCCTTCCCGTGTGAATATCCATGCGCTCGACCCCGTCTATATCGTTGCGAAGATCAGCTTCACTCCATTTGTAGATCGAATCAACGTGTGGGATGTGCTCCGAAATACATTAACAAGAGAAAAAGGGCTCGGAGGCATCGAGACGAAGGGTGTTCTAAGGGTAGGTATGCCATATAAAAGAGATCATGAATCGACATAACCCGACTGATTTCAGTCTGGTTTTTTTTATGTTCAAAAAGAAATTGCAAAAGGATACATAATTCACCGGAAATTGAGAAAAATAGGGAGGAGAAAAGGTAGAAGTTTGTCAAAATTATTTTGTTGACAATGGCTCGTGTTGGTTGATATAATTTAATTTTTATTTGACAAAAACGGGCCGTTGTTGTATAATAATCTCAGTGAGGTGGATGCAATGGCGAAGACTTTGTCCGACATCAAAAGATCGCTTGATGGTAACTTAGGTAAACGTTTGACGTTAAAGGCTAACGGGGGCCGCCGTAAAACAATTGAGCGTTCGGGCATTTTAGCTGAAACGTACCCTTCTGTATTTGTGATTCAATTAGATCAAGATGAGAATTCGTTTGAAAGAGTTTCTTATAGTTATGCAGATATACTGACTGAGACGGTCGAATTAACGTTCGATGATACCGCTAGCTCAGTCGCCTATTAATGGGCAGTGAACTTTTTGTTTACTGCTTTTTGTTTTGCCTTTTTTCTGAATGGGAGTCTGTCCATTTTTTGAAAGGGGTAAAAGAAAGGATTCGATACAAAATAAGAAAGCCACACAAGCGGTGGCACTGATTCGAATTCTCGACTAAAGGGGCTGTTTCGTTTGGGTAGACGCCGAGGGATTATGTCAGATGAGTTCAAATACGAGCTGGCGAAGGATCTTGGATTTTATGATACCGTCAAAAATGGAGGCTGGGGAGAGATTCGTGCGCGTGACGCAGGTAATATGGTCAAACGTGCCATTGAATTAGCTCAACAGCACATGGCTCAGGATGAGAATCAACGATAGAAAAACGGTCAGGGATACCTCGGGTGTCTCTGGCTTTTTTTGATGAAAAAGTCAGTGTGCTCAGCGTAAAAGCCTATATTCATCAGATCGATCAAATGTGATACAATATTGATACTTATGTTTAGATGGAGAAGTAGGTGAAATGTTTGCGTATTTTAGAAAAAGCACCGGCGAAAATTAATCTCTCACTTGATGTTCATGGAAAAAGACCGGATGGATATCACGAAGTGGAGATGGTGATGACAACAATAGACCTTGCAGATCGACTTGAGCTGACGGAGCTGGACAAGGATGAAATCCGTGTATCATCTCATAATCGATTCGTGCCAGATGATCAGCGTAATTTGGCTTATCAGGCGGCTAAATTACTTAAAACAAGGTTCGGTATTCAAAAAGGTGTATCCATTGTCATCACAAAAACAATTCCAGTCGCAGCAGGGTTAGCTGGAGGCAGCAGTGATGCAGCAGCAGCACTTCGCGGCTTAAATCGTTTGTGGAAGTTAAACCTCACGTTAGATGAACTAGCTGAGCTTGGAGCGGAGATCGGCTCAGATGTGTCCTTTTGTGTACACGGAGGCACAGCACTAGCGACAGGACGTGGAGAAAAGCTGCAGCATATTGCGACACCGCCGCATTGCTGGGTGATTTTAGCGAAGCCGGTGATTGGGGTATCTACAGCTGAAGTCTATAGACAATATGACGCAAGCAAAGTAGAACACCCGAATGTAAAGCGTATGATTGAAGCGATTGAAGCGAAAGATTATAAAGAGATGTGCGGCTCACTCGGAAATGTTCTAGAGTCTGTGACATTAAAGATGTATCCAGAAGTAGATATGATCAAAAGACAGATGAAGCGTTTCGGTGCTGACGCTGTTTTAATGAGTGGAAGCGGCCCTACAGTATTTGGCTTGATTCAATATGAATCGAAGGTACAAAGAATATATAACGGACTGAGAGGATTTTGTGATCAAGTATACGCTGTCCGCATGATCGGCGAACAAAATGCCCTTGATTAAATCCGTATATTAAGTTATATTTATCATAAATTATTCGGGTTCTGGGGGTAAGTTCATGAAGTTTCGTCGAAGCGGCAGATTGGTGGACTTAACAAATTATTTGTTAGCCCACCCGCACGTACTAGTACCGTTAACTTTTTTTGCAGAAAGATATCAATCTGCGAAGTCCTCCATTAGTGAAGACTTAACGATTATCAAACAGACCTTCGAACAGCAGGGAATAGGCACATTGCTTACTGTACCTGGTGCTGCTGGCGGAGTGAAATATATTCCGAAGATTCACCTAAAAGAAGCAGACGACGTGGTAAACGATATCGGAGAAGCTCTATCGACTCCTGAACGTGTACTTCCTGGCGGTTATTTATATTTAACCGATGTTTTAGGGAATCCTTCAATCCTTGCGAAAATCGGTAAGCTATTTGCGACCATCTTTGCAGATCGTGCGATTGATGTCGTCATGACTGTTGCGACAAAGGGTATTCCTATTGCCTATTCTGTTGCGGGTTATTTAAATGTGCCGGTTGTGATCGTTAGAAAAGATAATAAAGTAACTGAGGGATCAACTGTAAGTATTAACTACGCGTCAGGTTCGTCTAATCGAATTCAAACCATGTCACTTGCAAAGCGGAGCTTAGATAAAGGATCCAATGTCCTGATCATTGATGACTTTATGAAAGCTGGCGGAACCATTAACGGCATGGTGAATTTGCTTGAGGAATTTAATGCAAATGTTGCAGGGATCGGTGTTCTTTTAGAAGATGAAGGCGTAGATGAACGTCTCGTTGATGAATATGTATCGCTTTTAAAGCTTTCAACCATTGATATGAAGCAGAAGATCATTGAGATCAATGAAGGCAATTTCCACGAGTTTTTTCATTCGAAAGCTTAAGCATTGATAAACATGTAGTTGAATGGGAGAGATTGATATGACAAAAGTTGTTCAAACCAAACATGCACCAGCAGCCATTGGACCTTACTCTCAAGGGATTATTGTCAATAACATGTTTTACAGCTCCGGGCAGATTCCATTAACGGCAGCTGGAGACTTTGTAAATGGAGATATTAAAGAACAAACTCATCAAGTGTTCCGTAATCTTAAGGCCGTACTTGAAGCAGCAGGTGCTTCCTTTGAAACAGTCGTGAAAGCAACAGTTTTTATCAAAGATATGGAACAATTCGCAGAAGTAAATGAAGTGTACGGTGAGTATTTCCATACACATAAGCCAGCTCGTTCTTGTGTGGAAGTGGCAAGACTTCCTAAGGATGCACTCGTAGAAATTGAAGTGATTGCATTAGTAAAGTAAACAGGCAATCGTAACGAAAGCCGTTTGGTTTCATCATATGCAGGAAAAGACATCATCATGATGTCTTTTTTTCGCGCAGAGAATGTAAGCGTCGTCACTAAAATGACAAAAAATGTATAAATATCCCGATATTTCAAAAAAAGTTTAAAAAAAGAGCAGGAGAATCACCACAATCGTTGAATACCTAAGTAATGCTTTTATATTGGGAAAAGGTGGTGAACTACTGAGGAAGTTACTGACGTAAGATTACGCCGCGTGAATACCGATGGTCGCATGAGGGCGATTGCATCCATCACGCTGGACCACGAATTTGTTGTTCATGATATTCGTGTGATTGATGGAAACAATGGCTTGTTTGTTGCAATGCCTAGCAAACGCACGCCTGATGGAGAGTTTCGCGACATTGCACATCCAATTAATTCAGGTACTCGGGGAAAAATCCAAGATGCTGTATTAAATGAATATCATCGCTTAGGCGAAGAGGAAGAGACAATTGAATATGAAGAAGCTGGAGCTTCTTAATGATACGTTAACCTAAAAAGGCAGCTTTAAGAGAAAATGGATGTTTTCTTTTAAATGCTGTCTTTTTTGCGTTTTTCCTCATGTGTCTTATATGTTTCATCCGTTAGAAAAATATTGTACTTCCTCATGTATCCTTGAAATCAGTCCTTATTTAGGATATATTTTTCTATGGATAATAGGGATATTGGAGGCCAATCAATGGATAAGCGGTTCGCAGTGATTTTAGCAGCGGGAAAAGGAACGAGAATGAAGTCAAAGCTATACAAAGTACTTCATCCAGTTTGCGGAAAGCCAATGGTCGAGCATGTGGCAGATGAAGCGTTAAAGCTTTCTTTAGCCAAGCTAGTGACGATTGTCGGTCATGGAGCAGAGAACGTCAAAGAGCAGCTTGGAGACAGAAGTGAGTATGCACTTCAAGAAGAACAGCTGGGAACAGCACATGCCGTCAAGCAAGCAAAGTCGTTCCTTGCGCAGGAAAAGGGAACAACCATTGTCATTTGTGGTGATACGCCATTATTGACAGCGGAAACAATGGAAGCTATGTTGAGCGAGCATCAAAAACATCAAGCGAAAGTCACTATTTTAACAGCACATGCGGATGACCCGACAGGTTATGGTCGTATTATTCGTGACGAAACTGGTGCTGTCGTGAAAATTGTGGAGCATAAAGATGCGAATGATGCGGAACGTCAAGTGAATGAAATTAATACAGGGACTTATTGTTTTTCAAATGAAGATCTCTTCCGTGTGATTGAGCAAGTGTCGAATGAAAATGCACAGGGCGAATACTATTTGCCAGATGTCATTGAAATTTTAAAGAATGAAGGACAAACGGTTGCAGCATATCAAACACCGCATTTTGAAGAAACACTTGGAGTCAATGATCGTATCGCTCTATCACAAGCAGAGCAATTCATGAAGCGACGTATTAATCATCAGCATATGAAGAATGGTGTGACCTTGATTGATCCTGAGAACACGTATATTTCACCTGATGCAGTGATCGGTGAAGATACAATGATTTATCCTGGGACGGTCATCAAAGGGAATGTGAAAATCGGTGCAGACGCCACTATTGGGCCAAACACTGAAATTGTTGACAGCATCATCGGAGACCGCACAGTGATTAAGCAATCTGTCGTCTGCGATAGTGAGGTTGGAGTCGATGTGACAATTGGGCCGTTTGCTCATATTCGCCCGTTGTCGAAAATTGGCGATGAAGTGAAGATCGGGAATTTTGTCGAAATCAAGAAAACGGTTTTCGGTGACCGCAGCAAAGCATCTCATCTAAGCTATATTGGAGATGCAGAGGTCGGAACTGATGTAAACCTTGGCTGTGGATCTATTACAGTCAACTATGATGGGAAGAACAAATTCTTAACGAAGATTGAAGATGGCGCTTTTATTGGCTGTAATTCTAATCTCGTGGCACCAGTCACTGTCGGAAAAGGGGCATATGTTGCAGCTGGTTCAACGGTTACAGAAGATGTACCGCAGGATGCATTGTCTATTGCTAGAGCAAGACAAGTCAATAAAGAAGATTATGTGAAAAATATTCATAAAAAATAATCCAAATACCCGGAGGTTTACCATGTCTAATCGTTATGCTGATGCGAATTTAAAGATATTCTCTTTGAATTCAAACCCTGAACTTGCGAAAGAAATTGCCGATCGTATCGGAGTTGATGTAGGAAAGAGCTCTGTTAAACGCTTTAGTGACGGTGAAGTCCAAATCAATATTGAAGAAAGTATCCGCGGCTGTGATTGTTATGTCATTCAATCCACTAGTGCGCCAGTGAATGAGCACATTATGGAGCTGCTCATTATGGTAGATGCACTAAAACGCGCTTCTGCGAAAACGGTCAATATTGTGATCCCTTATTACGGATATGCACGTCAAGATCGTAAGGCAAAACCTCGTGAGCCAATCACTGCGAAGCTATTTGCGAACTTACTTGAAACAGCGGGTGCTACACGTGTCATTGCACTTGATCTTCATGCGCCGCAAATCCAAGGTTTCTTTGATATTCCAATCGATAACTTAATGGCTGTGCCAATCTTAACAAACTATTTCGAACAGAAAAACTTGAATGATATCGTCGTTGTATCTCCTGACCACGGTGGTGTAACACGTGCGCGTAAAATGGCAGATCGCCTGAAAGCACCAATCGCAATTATCGACAAACGTCGTCCAAAGCCAAACGTTGCTGAAGTGATGAACATCATTGGTAACATTGAAGGCAAAACGGCGATTCTCATCGATGATATCATTGATACAGCTGGTACCATTACACTTGCTGCAAATGCACTTGTGGAAAATGGAGCGGCTGAAGTCTATGCTTGCTGTACTCACCCAGTATTGTCTGGACCAGCAGTAGAACGTATCACAAATTCTAAAATTAAAGAATTAGTTGTGACAAACAGTATTCACTTAACAGATGACAAGAAAGTTGGAAAATTCATTCCACTTTCAGTTGGGCCTTTGCTTGCAGAAGCCATCATCCGTGTACATGAAGAAGAATCTGTGAGCTACCTTTTCAGCTAATTTTCTGATTAAAAAAGGCCCTAGGCACCCGCTTAGGGTCTTTTTGCTATCATCATTCACAGCAAATAGGTTTAAAATGATTCGGTTATGGGTAATTATGAGAGTAGTGACAAAAATGAAATAGGATGGTGCTGAATATGGCAACTTTAAAAGCAAATAAAAGAACTGATTTCAAACGTTCCACACTGCAAAAAATCCGTCATTCAGGACACGTTCCTGGTGTCATATACGGAAAAAATACAGACAACCTGGCTGTTTCACTAGACAGCATCGATTTATTAAAGACCTTACGTGATGAAGGGAAGAATACAATCATCACACTAGACGTGAATGGTGAAACAAAATCTGTGATGGTCACAGAATTACAAACAGACCCGCTGAAAAATGAGCTTGTCCATGCAGATTTCCAAGTGGTCGATTTACAGCGTGAAATTGAAGCGGATGTACCTGTTCAACTGATTGGCGAATCTAAAGGAGTTAAAGATGGCGGTGTGCTTCAGCAGCCACTATTTGAACTATCCATTACAGCGAAACCAAAAGACATCCCTCAGCATATAGAAGCAGATATTACAAACTTAGAAGTGAATGATGTCCTAACAGTCGCTGATTTGTCTGTTCAGTCATCATATCAAGTGAATAACGATCCAGAAGAAGTCGTGGCATCCATTTTACCGCCTCAGCAATCAGAGGTTCCTGAACCAGATAGCGCAGAGGAACCAAAAGAACCTGAGGCCATTAAAGAAAAGGATAACGATGGAGAATAACTGGTCATTTAGAGACGTAACCCTCCCGCGGTTGCGTCTTTTGTGCTAGAATGAAAAGAATTCATACGTTTTACATGAGGCAATCCTATTGGCTCATTTTTTAGGCGTGTGTTTTGTGACAAAGGAGGTTATTGGTTTCATGCTTGCATTCATTGGATTGGGTAATCCAGGAAAAGAATATGAAAAAACAAGACATAATGTCGGGTTTATGACAATAGATGAATTATCGAAAAAATGGGACATCCCTTTAAATCAGTCAAAATTCAATGGACTGTTTGGAACAGGGTTTGTTTCAGGGCAAAAGGTTCTACTTGTAAAGCCGCTTACATATATGAACTTATC
Encoded proteins:
- the glmU gene encoding bifunctional UDP-N-acetylglucosamine diphosphorylase/glucosamine-1-phosphate N-acetyltransferase GlmU, with the translated sequence MDKRFAVILAAGKGTRMKSKLYKVLHPVCGKPMVEHVADEALKLSLAKLVTIVGHGAENVKEQLGDRSEYALQEEQLGTAHAVKQAKSFLAQEKGTTIVICGDTPLLTAETMEAMLSEHQKHQAKVTILTAHADDPTGYGRIIRDETGAVVKIVEHKDANDAERQVNEINTGTYCFSNEDLFRVIEQVSNENAQGEYYLPDVIEILKNEGQTVAAYQTPHFEETLGVNDRIALSQAEQFMKRRINHQHMKNGVTLIDPENTYISPDAVIGEDTMIYPGTVIKGNVKIGADATIGPNTEIVDSIIGDRTVIKQSVVCDSEVGVDVTIGPFAHIRPLSKIGDEVKIGNFVEIKKTVFGDRSKASHLSYIGDAEVGTDVNLGCGSITVNYDGKNKFLTKIEDGAFIGCNSNLVAPVTVGKGAYVAAGSTVTEDVPQDALSIARARQVNKEDYVKNIHKK
- a CDS encoding G5 and 3D domain-containing protein — its product is MKNLFSVKLGKGKVLLLVVCLLLAGTGTAYGAHELTKQSITISINGKEKTIRTHEETVAQLFSDLGIKTKAEDHISPSLNTKIEDNMNIVYDAAIPVHLTLDGKEKTIWTTDQTVGALLKNEKIDIGKHDQVTPGKNDKIKKDMDLVVEQAFQVSVNDGGKEKKVWTTSTTVADFLKQQELKLKKHDKIKPALHSHISKKSADIQITRVEKVTDVVEEKIAFDTKHKKDRSLEKGKEKVLKKGEEGKLKKHYAIVKENGKVVSKELIKEVTEKDSKDRLVAIGTQESQKEPKATPAVSRSNESSGKEFYVASTAYTASCAGCTGRTSTGYNLKSNPGAKVIAVDPSVIPLGSKVYVEGYGYAVASDTGSAIKGNKIDVFVPNKSAAYQWGNKRVKIRVLK
- the purR gene encoding pur operon repressor → MKFRRSGRLVDLTNYLLAHPHVLVPLTFFAERYQSAKSSISEDLTIIKQTFEQQGIGTLLTVPGAAGGVKYIPKIHLKEADDVVNDIGEALSTPERVLPGGYLYLTDVLGNPSILAKIGKLFATIFADRAIDVVMTVATKGIPIAYSVAGYLNVPVVIVRKDNKVTEGSTVSINYASGSSNRIQTMSLAKRSLDKGSNVLIIDDFMKAGGTINGMVNLLEEFNANVAGIGVLLEDEGVDERLVDEYVSLLKLSTIDMKQKIIEINEGNFHEFFHSKA
- a CDS encoding small, acid-soluble spore protein, alpha/beta type, with the translated sequence MGRRRGIMSDEFKYELAKDLGFYDTVKNGGWGEIRARDAGNMVKRAIELAQQHMAQDENQR
- the veg gene encoding biofilm formation stimulator Veg, with protein sequence MAKTLSDIKRSLDGNLGKRLTLKANGGRRKTIERSGILAETYPSVFVIQLDQDENSFERVSYSYADILTETVELTFDDTASSVAY
- the ridA gene encoding 2-iminobutanoate/2-iminopropanoate deaminase; protein product: MTKVVQTKHAPAAIGPYSQGIIVNNMFYSSGQIPLTAAGDFVNGDIKEQTHQVFRNLKAVLEAAGASFETVVKATVFIKDMEQFAEVNEVYGEYFHTHKPARSCVEVARLPKDALVEIEVIALVK
- a CDS encoding TatD family hydrolase: MLFDTHAHLNAEQYNEDLEQVIERAKSEKVEKIVVVGFDRSTITRAMELIEEYDFIYAAIGWHPVDAIDMTDEDLLWIKELSQHEKVVAIGEMGLDYYWDKSPKDVQKEVFKRQIALAKEVNLPIIIHNRDATEDVVTILKEEGAAEVGGIMHCFTGSLEIAKACMDMNFYISFGGPVTFKNAKKPKEVVKDIPSDRLLIETDCPYLTPAPFRGKRNEPSYVKYIAEQIAELRDISFEELAEVTTKNAKKVFGIN
- the rnmV gene encoding ribonuclease M5 — translated: MKIKEIIVVEGRDDTARLKMAVDADTIETNGSAIGDTVIQQVRLAQETRGVIILTDPDFPGEKIRKTIAEAVPGCKHAFLPKHLAKAKRDKGIGVEHASLDSIRECLAHVHEEMEVTESDITLDDLFDAGLIGGESSKRRRERLGVLLNIGYTNAKQLHKRLHMFQITKHDFIAALKTVMQEEADE
- the ispE gene encoding 4-(cytidine 5'-diphospho)-2-C-methyl-D-erythritol kinase — translated: MRILEKAPAKINLSLDVHGKRPDGYHEVEMVMTTIDLADRLELTELDKDEIRVSSHNRFVPDDQRNLAYQAAKLLKTRFGIQKGVSIVITKTIPVAAGLAGGSSDAAAALRGLNRLWKLNLTLDELAELGAEIGSDVSFCVHGGTALATGRGEKLQHIATPPHCWVILAKPVIGVSTAEVYRQYDASKVEHPNVKRMIEAIEAKDYKEMCGSLGNVLESVTLKMYPEVDMIKRQMKRFGADAVLMSGSGPTVFGLIQYESKVQRIYNGLRGFCDQVYAVRMIGEQNALD
- a CDS encoding ribose-phosphate diphosphokinase — its product is MSNRYADANLKIFSLNSNPELAKEIADRIGVDVGKSSVKRFSDGEVQINIEESIRGCDCYVIQSTSAPVNEHIMELLIMVDALKRASAKTVNIVIPYYGYARQDRKAKPREPITAKLFANLLETAGATRVIALDLHAPQIQGFFDIPIDNLMAVPILTNYFEQKNLNDIVVVSPDHGGVTRARKMADRLKAPIAIIDKRRPKPNVAEVMNIIGNIEGKTAILIDDIIDTAGTITLAANALVENGAAEVYACCTHPVLSGPAVERITNSKIKELVVTNSIHLTDDKKVGKFIPLSVGPLLAEAIIRVHEEESVSYLFS
- the yabG gene encoding sporulation peptidase YabG; translated protein: MQFQIGDMVTRASYQMDILFRIIRIDETDQHEATAILHGNEVRLIADAKLSDLVKVQKEEQLTREKNDERKINESLDLLRQDYQLLREKQEYYTSGQYQHQEQYFHMPGKVLHLDGDASYLKKCLDVYERIGVPVYGVHCHEKKMPSMIDSLIDQYRPDILVITGHDAYSKQKGGVHDISAYRHSRHFVETVQKARRKIPHLDQLVIFAGACQSHFESLIQAGANFASSPSRVNIHALDPVYIVAKISFTPFVDRINVWDVLRNTLTREKGLGGIETKGVLRVGMPYKRDHEST
- the rsmA gene encoding 16S rRNA (adenine(1518)-N(6)/adenine(1519)-N(6))-dimethyltransferase RsmA; this translates as MNKDIATPIRTKEILKKYGFSFKKSLGQNFLIDTNILDRIVDHAEVTDETGVIEIGPGIGALTEQLAKRAKKVTAFEIDQRLLPILNDTLSPYDNVTIIHQDVLKADVGKVIEENFADCKEVMVVANLPYYVTTPIIMKLLEENLPLKGIVVMLQKEVADRMAAVPSSKEYNSLSIAVQYYTEAKTVMVVPKTVFVPQPNVDSAVIKLTVRETPAVSVENDEFFFQLIRASFGQRRKTLMNNLMNNLPDGKQHKVIIEEALQTADIDGKRRGESLSIEEFARLANVLQKALS